A section of the Acropora muricata isolate sample 2 chromosome 4, ASM3666990v1, whole genome shotgun sequence genome encodes:
- the LOC136913820 gene encoding MICOS complex subunit Mic25-like has protein sequence MEDYLEQKEDQERESEKASEESRDKMAKEKATAEDMRNKAMESLSDTKKRAGSDLPKKKRKHNGNDTLEYLKEASDREGKLKKQELEFKMQQEKSAAAQQNLMLQQMKNQQEQFQTMLQMFMQQQQTQSQALLELLKKRN, from the coding sequence ATGGAAGACTACTTGGAACAGAAGGAAGATCAGGAGAGGGAGTCAGAGAAGGCCTCAGAGGAATCTCGGGATAAGATGGCAAAGGAAAAGGCTACAGCAGAAGACATGAGAAACAAGGCAATGGAAAGTCTATCAGACACAAAGAAAAGAGCTGGGTCTGAtctgccaaaaaagaaaaggaaacacaaTGGAAATGACACTCTGGAATATTTAAAAGAGGCATCAGATAGAGAAGGTAAATTGAAAAAGCAAGAACTTGAGTTTAAAATGCAACAGGAGAAGAGTGCAGCAGCCCAACAAAACCTTATGCTTCAGCAAATGAAGAATCAGCAAGAGCAATTTCAAACAATGCTACAGATGTTCATGCAACAACAGCAAACTCAAAGCCAGGCTCTGCTTGAACTtctgaaaaagagaaattga
- the LOC136915713 gene encoding contactin-5-like, with amino-acid sequence MAVQLHISAFVFISLATLIEVSFPDEFAVNFTLKPKDAEYFVGREAIFRWGYHIRNSDNVESIQFGKVVPPEDDAGAIEYVAILVKDLHSQGKVKRNNKYRTDVISYVSGRTSVIENETASFKIVNLTLNDTGKYYCRLQLNNSFSVVSKNTDCVQLKVVDIMINYQDSTLTIESWKGHKITLRCAVKKAFQESEVRFFWEQKDNRLHSSGRQVDWKTMSQMTFISVTDAEFNPVTCIAKTKTTTQRLEIKIKRLCKPSEPVNVTVREIQSNNRSCKLYYKLNWDPPVDSGNTPITKYVVESHPVINRRKNRTVTYSTEHTVCKVQTSVHPDELIVNIRGVNKVGHGLKSENIKLLFYRTPSAPLNLTSSMSPRKEDPPFDVRLHWSPPNENGGKAVQQYLLEYKVLEEPWESAKAVKTNETNMMFIQPKDEKFIYEIRISASNDFGFGTISEVIRVYFAEPPGPPRNLDTHKSKTPCLTITWEAPTYDGGAAVTKYIVEYKTVKTEWSTAINVTVYAKKFSFPANVSETYAVRVRAVNSLGKGNPSNFIFAKLTEDDLRTLRSSNVSSGIMRASGIIHAFLLLLAVCFISA; translated from the exons ATGGCAGTCCAACTCCACATTTCAGCTTTTGTGTTTATTTCGCTGGCGACGTTAATCGAAG tGTCTTTCCCTGACGAATTTGCGGTGAATTTCACCTTAAAGCCCAAAGATGCAGAGTATTTCGTCGGCAGGGAAGCTATTTTTCGTTGGGGATATCACATTCGCAACTCGGATAATGTAGAAAGTATTCAATTCGGAAAGGTTGTCCCACCTGAAGACGACGCTGGTGCCATTGAATATGTGGCGATCCTCGTAAAAGATCTGCATTCTCAAGGAAAAGTGAAACGCAACAACAAATACCGAACAGATGTTATATCTTACGTATCTGGTCGTACAAGTGTAATTGAAAACGAAACAGCAAGCTTTAAGATAGTCAACCTGACTTTAAACGACACTGGCAAATATTATTGCCGTTTGCAATTGAATAACAGTTTCAGTGTGGTAAGCAAAAACACGGATTGTGTGCAGCTGAAAGTAGTCG ACATTATGATCAATTACCAGGATTCCACGCTAACCATTGAGTCGTGGAAGGGGCATAAAATCACACTCAGGTGTGCAGTGAAGAAAGCTTTTCAAGAATCAGAAGTTCGATTCTTTTGGGAGCAGAAAGATAATCGGCTTCATTCGTCGGGAAGACAAGTGGACTGGAAAACAATGAGTCAAATGACATTTATATCAGTCACAGACGCAGAATTCAATCCTGTTACTTGTATCGCTAAAACGAAGACCACGACTCAGAGActtgaaatcaaaatcaaacGACTTT GTAAACCCTCTGAGCCAGTGAATGTGACAGTTCGGGAGATACAAAGCAACAACAGAAGCTGTAAATTGTATTACAAACTCAATTGGGATCCACCTGTGGATTCAGGCAATACACCAATCACAAAATACGTGGTCGAATCACATCCCGTGATCAACAGACGAAAGAACAGAACAGTCACCTACAGCACCGAGCACACAGTATGTAAGGTGCAGACCAGCGTTCACCCGGATGAACTCATAGTAAATATTAGAGGGGTGAATAAAGTTGGTCATGGATTGAAATCTGAAAACATCAAACTGCTATTCTACC GTACCCCATCAGCTCCTCTCAATCTAACCAGCAGTATGTCACCTCGCAAAGAAGATCCACCCTTTGACGTGCGGCTTCACTGGAGCCCACCGAATGAAAACGGTGGTAAGGCTGTGCAACAATACTTACTGGAATACAAGGTTCTCGAAGAGCCTTGGGAGTCCGCTAAAGCCGTGAAAACCAATGAGACGAACATGATGTTTATTCAGCCTAAAGACGAGAAGTTCATTTACGAGATTCGGATTAGCGCCAGCAACGATTTTGGATTTGGAACAATATCTGAAGTGATCAGAGTTTATTTTGCAG AACCACCTGGTCCTCCTCGCAACTTGGACACACACAAAAGCAAGACTCCTTGTTTGACCATAACTTGGGAAGCTCCGACCTATGACGGAGGTGCGGCAGTCACCAAATACATCGTCGAGTACAAAACAGTGAAAACAGAATGGAGCACTGCAATCAATGTCACCGTCTATGCgaaaaagttttcatttccAGCAAACGTTTCAGAGACCTACGCTGTTCGAGTGAGAGCGGTTAATAGTTTGGGCAAAGGAAATccctcaaatttcatttttgctAAACTTACTG